One Candidatus Cloacimonadota bacterium genomic region harbors:
- a CDS encoding DUF6340 family protein yields the protein MKKKLKESLSLLLILIIAGCSGIVKYKIEHPPEICIGDVQNIKINKFSVSGNLNLNQKNNSEIVGEIVNFAKSTVTQQVGDKEIKNYYYSNMINKFANNGFYNIVENSENYGAEINGSIYYTVQDNYQVTKNKKKENDKNGKEIIVISKTYTLVRQTGVTINIRVADRNGNVIGASQVESNSSNQVTESTLNAARDNIECWESLVHDALYNTMTSLYRKVVPYYSYQHLKMKTGGSKKIKVANKKAQKGKWKAALKVWNSIEKSGNEKNRTAALYNIGIYNEVYDHLDKAIEIFKKLNLITNSSKYDKDIRRIVDRKEEEKKLEKEPKQHK from the coding sequence ATGAAGAAAAAATTGAAAGAAAGTTTATCACTTTTGCTAATTCTGATTATCGCAGGATGCAGTGGAATTGTAAAATATAAAATTGAACATCCACCTGAAATTTGTATTGGAGATGTGCAAAATATCAAGATCAATAAATTTTCTGTTTCGGGAAATCTAAATCTCAATCAAAAAAATAATTCTGAAATTGTTGGTGAGATAGTAAATTTCGCAAAATCAACTGTAACTCAGCAGGTGGGAGATAAGGAAATTAAAAATTATTATTACTCAAATATGATAAATAAGTTTGCCAATAACGGTTTCTATAATATTGTGGAAAATAGCGAAAACTATGGAGCGGAAATAAACGGCAGTATTTATTACACGGTGCAAGATAATTACCAAGTAACAAAGAATAAGAAAAAGGAAAATGATAAAAATGGTAAAGAAATTATCGTAATAAGTAAAACATATACGCTTGTAAGACAAACCGGAGTAACTATAAATATCCGGGTAGCAGACAGAAATGGAAATGTTATCGGAGCTTCACAGGTTGAATCGAATTCATCTAATCAAGTTACAGAAAGCACATTAAATGCTGCCCGCGATAATATCGAATGCTGGGAGTCTCTTGTTCATGATGCGCTCTACAATACGATGACTTCTTTATATCGCAAAGTCGTTCCTTATTATTCTTATCAACATTTAAAGATGAAAACGGGCGGTTCAAAAAAAATAAAAGTTGCAAACAAAAAGGCTCAAAAGGGGAAATGGAAAGCTGCCCTAAAAGTCTGGAATTCAATTGAAAAATCAGGAAATGAAAAAAATAGAACAGCTGCTCTTTACAATATAGGAATTTATAATGAAGTTTATGATCATCTTGATAAAGCGATAGAAATATTTAAAAAGTTAAATTTAATAACAAACAGTTCCAAGTA